A single window of Toxotes jaculatrix isolate fToxJac2 chromosome 4, fToxJac2.pri, whole genome shotgun sequence DNA harbors:
- the LOC121180925 gene encoding E3 ubiquitin-protein ligase DTX4-like isoform X1 — translation MASGNNMLLASAVVVWEWLNEHGRWRPYSPSVSHQIEAAIRSSDPRGGSVVLGQVDSRLSPYIIDLQSMHQFRQDTGTIRPVRRSFYDPASAPGQGWQWEWENDAGTWTPYDMEVAIAIESAHSRQQPCLDLTPLGFCYLIDFQNMTQVNRQSQRCRRIQRRADIAYPLVSGPLPVPKGGGVGASGGLTGALLGVGVSGASMGIGSSVYPNGGLPATGLGQPCSCQQCMLVLSVKTNTGGAAGIQTLGRRSLTMQRPKNSAPKPISPSKSATLGRGQQQNSNSNANYYQTLPHGLAISKNTASPRTNAQLFAQSLAALTTGTSSLGISSSSNRPPPPSLPPPQPPSSNPNLNPPSIPAKHSSSSANESVPTATLITPASNVTTPPSPVPSPSPVVMKPQRTPSSAATVCHAPLPQRSSLAGLSRPALQRIAMAQSRALIASGVPTVPVKNLNGSSPVHPALAGITGILMSAAALPVCLTRPPKLVLHPPPVSKSDIKPVPGFGHCCRKTTKKQARKGKTPEEVVKKYLQKVKSPPEEDCTICMEPLGGPSGYKGPGVGPVSRAESVGRLAQCGHQYHFQCLVAMYNNGNKDGSLQCPTCKTIYGVKTGNQPAGKMEYHVIPHSLPGHPDCKTIRIIYNIPPGIQGPEHPNPGKPYTARGFPRHCYLPDSEKGRKVLRLLLVAWDRRLIFSVGTSSTTGESDTVIWNEVHHKTEFGSNLTGHGFPDPGHLDNVLEELRAQGITEDDGLVEK, via the exons AT GGCCAGTGGTAACAACATGCTCCTGGCCTCTGCCGTGGTGGTGTGGGAATGGCTGAACGAACACGGCCGGTGGCGGCCCTACAGCCCCTCCGTCTCCCACCAGATAGAGGCGGCCATCCGGAGCAGCGACCCACGCGGAGGGAGCGTGGTCCTCGGCCAGGTGGACAGCCGACTCTCGCCGTACATCATAGATCTCCAGTCCATGCACCAGTTCAGACAGGACACAG GAACCATCCGTCCCGTGCGGAGGAGTTTTTATGACCCAGCCTCGGCCCCGGGTCAGGGCTGGCAGTGGGAGTGGGAAAACGATGCGGGTACGTGGACACCCTACGACATGGAGGTGGCCATTGCCATCGAGAGTGCCCACAGCCGCCAGCAGCCCTGCCTCGACCTGACACCGCTCGGATTCTGCTACCTCATTGATTTTCAAAACATGACACAG gtgaACAGACAGAGCCAGAGGTGCCGCAGGATCCAGAGGCGGGCTGACATCGCCTACCCTTTGGTGTCTGGTCCTCTGCCCGTGCCCAAAGGTGGAGGTGTCGGAGCAAGTGGAGGGCTAACAGGAGCCTTGCTGGGCGTCGGAGTGTCGGGAGCCAGCATGGGAATTGGAAGCTCTGTCTACCCTAATGGAGGCTTACCGGCTACTGGACTGGGTCAGCCTTGTTCCTGCCAGCAGTGCATGCTGGTCCTTAGCGTGAAGACCAATactggaggagcagcagggatACAGACTCTAGGTAGACGCTCACTAACCATGCAGCGGCCCAAGAACTCAGCCCCCAAACCTATAAGTCCATCTAAATCAGCCACTCTGGGACGAGGACAACAGCAGAACTCCAACTCCAACGCCAACTACTATCAGACGCTGCCGCACGGCCTCGCTATCTCCAAAAACACTGCCTCTCCAAGGACGAACGCCCAGCTCTTTGCTCAGTCACTGGCCGCCCTCACCACTGGCACGTCCTCTCTGGGTATCTCCTCGTCATCCAACAGGCCACCCCCACCATCCCTCCCACCTCCTCAGCCTCCGTCGTCCAACCCGAACTTGAACCCTCCGTCCATTCCAGCCAAGCACTCCTCATCTTCAGCCAACGAATCAGTGCCAACTGCCACATTAATTACCCCTGCCAGCAATGTGACCACGCCCCCGTCTCCTGTGCCATCTCCGTCGCCAGTTGTGATGAAGCCGCAGCGCACGCCGTCGTCCGCAGCAACAGTGTGCCATGCCCCATTGCCACAGAGATCGAGCTTAGCCGGGCTGAGCAGGCCAGCGTTGCAGAGGATCGCTATGGCCCAGTCCAGAGCGCTCATAGCATCAGG TGTGCCCACTGTCCCAGTGAAGAACCTCAATGGATCCAGTCCTGTTCACCCTGCACTGGCGG GGATCACAGGAATCCTGATGAGTGCTGCCGCTCTGCCCGTGTGTCTGACCAGGCCTCCTAAACTCGTGCTGCATCCTCCACCTGTCAGCAAGAGCGACATCAAACCGGTGCCAGGCTTCGGCCACTGTTGCAGGAAGACCACAAAGAAACAAGCTCGCAAGG gtaaAACTCCAGAGGAGGTGGTGAAGAAGTACCTGCAGAAAGTAAAAAGTCCACCAGAGGAG GACTGTACCATCTGTATGGAGCCACTGGGGGGTCCATCTGGATACAAAGGTCCAGGGGTGGGGCCCGTATCCAGGGCAGAGTCAGTTGGGCGACTGGCACAGTGTGGACACCAGTACCATTTCCAGTGTCTGGTGGCCATGTATAACAATGGCAACAAGGACGGCAG TCTTCAGTGTCCCACGTGTAAAACCATCTACGGTGTAAAGACAGGAAACCAACCAGCAGGGAAGATGGAGTACCACGTCATCCCCCATTCTCTGCCGGGGCACCCTGACTGCAAAACCATACGCATCATCTACAACATACCACCAGGCATTCAG GGACCAGAGCATCCGAACCCCGGGAAGCCCTACACTGCCAGAGGCTTTCCCCGACACTGCTACCTCCCAGACAGCGAGAAAGGACGCAAG GTACTGAGACTGCTCCTGGTAGCGTGGGACCGCAGGTTGATCTTCTCAGTTGGTACTTCAAGCACTACAGGAGAGTCTGACACCGTCATCTGGAACGAG GTTCACCACAAGACAGAGTTTGGCTCCAACCTGACGGGCCACGGCTTCCCCGACCCTGGACACCTCGACAATGTCCTGGAAGAGCTCCGAGCTCAGGGCATCACAGAGGATGACGGACTGGTGGAAAAGTGA
- the LOC121180925 gene encoding E3 ubiquitin-protein ligase DTX4-like isoform X2, with product MLLASAVVVWEWLNEHGRWRPYSPSVSHQIEAAIRSSDPRGGSVVLGQVDSRLSPYIIDLQSMHQFRQDTGTIRPVRRSFYDPASAPGQGWQWEWENDAGTWTPYDMEVAIAIESAHSRQQPCLDLTPLGFCYLIDFQNMTQVNRQSQRCRRIQRRADIAYPLVSGPLPVPKGGGVGASGGLTGALLGVGVSGASMGIGSSVYPNGGLPATGLGQPCSCQQCMLVLSVKTNTGGAAGIQTLGRRSLTMQRPKNSAPKPISPSKSATLGRGQQQNSNSNANYYQTLPHGLAISKNTASPRTNAQLFAQSLAALTTGTSSLGISSSSNRPPPPSLPPPQPPSSNPNLNPPSIPAKHSSSSANESVPTATLITPASNVTTPPSPVPSPSPVVMKPQRTPSSAATVCHAPLPQRSSLAGLSRPALQRIAMAQSRALIASGVPTVPVKNLNGSSPVHPALAGITGILMSAAALPVCLTRPPKLVLHPPPVSKSDIKPVPGFGHCCRKTTKKQARKGKTPEEVVKKYLQKVKSPPEEDCTICMEPLGGPSGYKGPGVGPVSRAESVGRLAQCGHQYHFQCLVAMYNNGNKDGSLQCPTCKTIYGVKTGNQPAGKMEYHVIPHSLPGHPDCKTIRIIYNIPPGIQGPEHPNPGKPYTARGFPRHCYLPDSEKGRKVLRLLLVAWDRRLIFSVGTSSTTGESDTVIWNEVHHKTEFGSNLTGHGFPDPGHLDNVLEELRAQGITEDDGLVEK from the exons ATGCTCCTGGCCTCTGCCGTGGTGGTGTGGGAATGGCTGAACGAACACGGCCGGTGGCGGCCCTACAGCCCCTCCGTCTCCCACCAGATAGAGGCGGCCATCCGGAGCAGCGACCCACGCGGAGGGAGCGTGGTCCTCGGCCAGGTGGACAGCCGACTCTCGCCGTACATCATAGATCTCCAGTCCATGCACCAGTTCAGACAGGACACAG GAACCATCCGTCCCGTGCGGAGGAGTTTTTATGACCCAGCCTCGGCCCCGGGTCAGGGCTGGCAGTGGGAGTGGGAAAACGATGCGGGTACGTGGACACCCTACGACATGGAGGTGGCCATTGCCATCGAGAGTGCCCACAGCCGCCAGCAGCCCTGCCTCGACCTGACACCGCTCGGATTCTGCTACCTCATTGATTTTCAAAACATGACACAG gtgaACAGACAGAGCCAGAGGTGCCGCAGGATCCAGAGGCGGGCTGACATCGCCTACCCTTTGGTGTCTGGTCCTCTGCCCGTGCCCAAAGGTGGAGGTGTCGGAGCAAGTGGAGGGCTAACAGGAGCCTTGCTGGGCGTCGGAGTGTCGGGAGCCAGCATGGGAATTGGAAGCTCTGTCTACCCTAATGGAGGCTTACCGGCTACTGGACTGGGTCAGCCTTGTTCCTGCCAGCAGTGCATGCTGGTCCTTAGCGTGAAGACCAATactggaggagcagcagggatACAGACTCTAGGTAGACGCTCACTAACCATGCAGCGGCCCAAGAACTCAGCCCCCAAACCTATAAGTCCATCTAAATCAGCCACTCTGGGACGAGGACAACAGCAGAACTCCAACTCCAACGCCAACTACTATCAGACGCTGCCGCACGGCCTCGCTATCTCCAAAAACACTGCCTCTCCAAGGACGAACGCCCAGCTCTTTGCTCAGTCACTGGCCGCCCTCACCACTGGCACGTCCTCTCTGGGTATCTCCTCGTCATCCAACAGGCCACCCCCACCATCCCTCCCACCTCCTCAGCCTCCGTCGTCCAACCCGAACTTGAACCCTCCGTCCATTCCAGCCAAGCACTCCTCATCTTCAGCCAACGAATCAGTGCCAACTGCCACATTAATTACCCCTGCCAGCAATGTGACCACGCCCCCGTCTCCTGTGCCATCTCCGTCGCCAGTTGTGATGAAGCCGCAGCGCACGCCGTCGTCCGCAGCAACAGTGTGCCATGCCCCATTGCCACAGAGATCGAGCTTAGCCGGGCTGAGCAGGCCAGCGTTGCAGAGGATCGCTATGGCCCAGTCCAGAGCGCTCATAGCATCAGG TGTGCCCACTGTCCCAGTGAAGAACCTCAATGGATCCAGTCCTGTTCACCCTGCACTGGCGG GGATCACAGGAATCCTGATGAGTGCTGCCGCTCTGCCCGTGTGTCTGACCAGGCCTCCTAAACTCGTGCTGCATCCTCCACCTGTCAGCAAGAGCGACATCAAACCGGTGCCAGGCTTCGGCCACTGTTGCAGGAAGACCACAAAGAAACAAGCTCGCAAGG gtaaAACTCCAGAGGAGGTGGTGAAGAAGTACCTGCAGAAAGTAAAAAGTCCACCAGAGGAG GACTGTACCATCTGTATGGAGCCACTGGGGGGTCCATCTGGATACAAAGGTCCAGGGGTGGGGCCCGTATCCAGGGCAGAGTCAGTTGGGCGACTGGCACAGTGTGGACACCAGTACCATTTCCAGTGTCTGGTGGCCATGTATAACAATGGCAACAAGGACGGCAG TCTTCAGTGTCCCACGTGTAAAACCATCTACGGTGTAAAGACAGGAAACCAACCAGCAGGGAAGATGGAGTACCACGTCATCCCCCATTCTCTGCCGGGGCACCCTGACTGCAAAACCATACGCATCATCTACAACATACCACCAGGCATTCAG GGACCAGAGCATCCGAACCCCGGGAAGCCCTACACTGCCAGAGGCTTTCCCCGACACTGCTACCTCCCAGACAGCGAGAAAGGACGCAAG GTACTGAGACTGCTCCTGGTAGCGTGGGACCGCAGGTTGATCTTCTCAGTTGGTACTTCAAGCACTACAGGAGAGTCTGACACCGTCATCTGGAACGAG GTTCACCACAAGACAGAGTTTGGCTCCAACCTGACGGGCCACGGCTTCCCCGACCCTGGACACCTCGACAATGTCCTGGAAGAGCTCCGAGCTCAGGGCATCACAGAGGATGACGGACTGGTGGAAAAGTGA
- the LOC121180927 gene encoding E3 ubiquitin-protein ligase TRIM21-like has product MAAASCLLTEDQLMCSICLDVFTDPVTTPCGHNFCKNCLTQHWNTDRLCQCPICKKTFYSKPELQVNTLISDMAHEFRQKARDNAGPEKQAAKPGGPPCDSCSGTKKKALVFCLVWMYVYAHLVHKQHGAPLNGGKMAKLVMTEDKIQQMIQKIQLKIEQIRHSVKLSEKDAGREIEDGVQVFTALKESVETVQDKLIKTITEKQRASKEQAEGFIKELEQEVSELRKRRTEMELLSATKLEETLTAEMKREMSKLLAKAELKRVQRYAVDVTLDPDTAHPSLVMSGDLKQVSHGNVRKQVADNPGRFDYCVISLGKQGFSSGRFYFEVQVKGKTEWDLGVARESITRKGDVILQPQSGYWTIWLRKENEYKALTNSAVPLHLKTKPEKVGVFVDYEEGLVSFYDVDTAALMYSFTGCSFTEKLYPYLSPSLNHDGKNSAPLIITPVNHTE; this is encoded by the coding sequence ATGGCCGCCGCCAGCTGTCTGCTGACTGAAGATCAGCTTATGTGCTCCATCTGTCTGGATGTGTTCACGGATCCAGTCACCACACCGTGTGGACACAACTTCTGCAAAAACTGTCTCACGCAGCACTGGAATACTGACCGACTATGTCAGTGTCCCATCTGTAAGAAGACTTTCTACTCAAAACCTGAGCTGCAGGTCAACACTCTAATCTCTGACATGGCTCATGAGTTCAGACAGAAAGCCAGAGACAACGCTGGCCCAGAGAAGCAAGCTGCCAAACCGGGAGGGCCTCCCTGTGACTCCTGCTCTGGAACCAAAAAGAAAGCCCTGGTGTTCTGCCTGGTGTGGATGTATGTCTATGCACATTTAGTGCACAAGCAGCACGGCGCTCCTCTGAACGGAGGAAAGATGGCCAAGCTGGTGATGACAGAGGATAAAATTCAGCAGATGATCCAGAAGATTCAACTGAAGATTGAGCAGATCAGACACTCGGTGAAGCTCAGTGAGAAGGATGCAGGCAGAGAAATAGAAGATGGTGTCCAGGTCTTCACTGCTCTGAAGGAGTCTGTTGAGACAGTCCAGGACAAGCTCATCAAAACcatcacagagaagcagagagcatCAAAGGAGCAGGCTGAAGGCTTCATCAAAGAGCTGGAGCAGGAAGTCTCtgagctgaggaagaggaggacggagATGGAGCTGCTCTCTGCGACTAAGCTGGAGGAGACGCTCACCgcagagatgaagagggagatgtCCAAGCTGCTCGCCAAGGCCGAGCTGAAGAGGGTCCAGCGTTACGCAGTGGACGTGACGCTCGATCCTGACACAGCCCACCCCTCGCTCGTCATGTCCGGCGATTTAAAACAAGTGAGTCATGGTAATGTAAGGAAACAAGTCGCAGACAACCCAGGGAGATTTGACTATTGTGTTATCAGCTTAGGAAAGCAGGGGTTCTCCTCAGGAAGGTTCTACTTTGAGGTTCAGGTGAAAGGGAAGACTGAGTGGGATTTAGGGGTGGCCAGAGAGTCTATCACCAGGAAGGGAGATGTCATTCTGCAGCCTCAGAGCGGTTACTGGACGATATGGttgaggaaagaaaatgagtaCAAAGCTCTTACCAACTCAGCGGTCCCTCTCCATCTGAAGACCAAGCCTGAGAAGGTGGGAGTGTTTGTGGATTATGAGGAGGGTCTGGTCTCCTTTTACGACGTTGACACCGCAGCTCTGATGTACTCCTTTACCGGCTGCTCCTTCACTGAGAAACTCTACCCGTACCTCAGTCCCAGTCTTAATCATGATGGTAAAAACTCTGCCCCTCTGATCATCACCCCTGTTAATCACACTGAGTAG